CCGATATGAGACACAATGGGAAGTCGATGCGCTTCACACGCCTCCCAAATAGGGTGATAGAATCGGTTGCCAAACGGACGACTCGTCCCCATCGGCACCATGACAGCGACAGTGTCCTTCCGATGTGCGAGTCTGTTAATCTCTTCTACGGCTTGCGGCGGATCGGATGGAGAGATGAGAATCGCGTTGACGACGCGTTCGTCTCGCTCAAGCCAATGTTCGATTGTCCAATCGTTAAAGGCACGGCAAAGCGCAGCCGCCCAATCCGGGTCCGGTAATCCAGAATACCCGTAAAATGGAGGCGGTCCGGTGAGCAACGCAACATCAATGTTCCAGACATCGAGATGCTCCTCTTGGAGAAACTCTAATGTGAAGTTGAAATCCCTCGGATCGCCGCCGGAGTTCTTAGGTGTCGATTCGATGGCATCTTCGACTCGTCCTTTGAGATCTACACGATTGCTCCGAATAGGGATGTTGGGATACCCGCCGAGATGCAACCCTTGGTCAAGGAGATGTTCTTGATAGAATTTTGACAGGTAAGGCAGCAGTTGTGTAGGGTGACGAAAATTGTGGTGAACATCACAATCAACAATGGCGATACCATCTTTCGGTTTCGCAGTCCAACCCGGCGCGGTCACAGGGGTTGATCCAATTTGACGCATGTAAACACCTCCGCGAAAATTTCAGGCAATTACGCAAAATAATTCGAGACTTTGTGATAGGATATTTAAATACCTCTGTTTTTTGGCGGATGCAGGTGGAGTTTTTACCCCACCTGCGGCGTGTTGATGGGGACCTATCTGTCAAAGGCTTGCAAGAAGGCGTTGAAGCTAGGTGTAACAAGAGCAGTATTAAAAAGCTGAGTGAGGCGTTCAATGTCATCAAAACCCTCAAGGGCTTGTGTCGCGGTATGTATATCGCTATCCGGGAAGCGCGTGGTAAGGACAGCACTGATATTTTTGATGGCTGTCTCGCGTGCGCCCTGCTCAATACCGCGTTGCAGGATAAGTTCGTAATATGGAGATTCTTGCATGATTTCCTCCGATATCAACCGCTTTTCAGTTTTTCAGCACTCATAGGAACGATCTGTCAATGTTACCCACTACCTGAAGGTAGGGGCTTGTGCTTCCTCGACAACGGCA
The genomic region above belongs to Candidatus Poribacteria bacterium and contains:
- a CDS encoding amidohydrolase family protein; the protein is MRQIGSTPVTAPGWTAKPKDGIAIVDCDVHHNFRHPTQLLPYLSKFYQEHLLDQGLHLGGYPNIPIRSNRVDLKGRVEDAIESTPKNSGGDPRDFNFTLEFLQEEHLDVWNIDVALLTGPPPFYGYSGLPDPDWAAALCRAFNDWTIEHWLERDERVVNAILISPSDPPQAVEEINRLAHRKDTVAVMVPMGTSRPFGNRFYHPIWEACEAHRLPIVSHIGGGGGATRNTPTPVGHPTYYMESRMSRPYVASSHATSLICEGVFEKFPNLKFALIEAQQMWAVPVMWHLDTDWKALRDQTPWLKRLPSEYFREHIRIGSQPMHEPEKPEQMYQMLEMLHADETLIFCSDFPHFDWNDPVTVFPKLPEDLHHRIFAQNALDILRLDLEETNGSANPVAN